One part of the Acidobacteriota bacterium genome encodes these proteins:
- the bioD gene encoding dethiobiotin synthase, whose product MCRGYKGLDETPGLHMAASLLITGTDTGVGKTFVGAGLAAALIRDGFHVAPFKPVETGCFFDPATHSLIPSDARLLEAATATKSPLDTICPYRFALPAAPWVAAEREGKTIDPTVLERCYRELAQGHDWVLAESAGGILVPMARDFHFADLAKRLDLPVLVVAGSRLGVLNQTLLTMEFLQQKGLTTVGCVLNHPYGDATGSPLDPQHLPALDTNADTLRRLTSVPVWVIPDAARTSQPEMDIIFDRLADDIIARVPRAVA is encoded by the coding sequence TTGTGCCGAGGTTATAAAGGGTTAGACGAAACACCAGGATTGCATATGGCTGCGTCATTGCTGATTACGGGAACAGATACAGGAGTTGGGAAGACCTTTGTCGGCGCTGGCCTGGCGGCGGCGTTGATACGCGATGGATTTCATGTGGCCCCTTTCAAGCCGGTGGAAACCGGATGTTTTTTTGATCCCGCAACGCATTCGTTAATTCCTTCCGATGCCAGATTGCTCGAAGCGGCAACCGCAACGAAATCGCCGCTCGACACCATTTGCCCGTACCGATTTGCTCTTCCAGCCGCACCGTGGGTGGCCGCTGAGCGGGAAGGAAAAACGATTGATCCCACCGTGCTGGAGAGGTGCTATCGGGAATTAGCCCAAGGGCATGATTGGGTGCTCGCTGAATCCGCCGGGGGAATATTGGTCCCTATGGCACGGGATTTCCACTTTGCCGATTTGGCAAAGCGTCTCGATCTTCCCGTATTGGTGGTGGCTGGTTCAAGACTTGGCGTGCTCAACCAAACATTACTTACAATGGAGTTTCTCCAGCAGAAGGGATTGACGACTGTCGGCTGCGTACTCAATCACCCTTATGGTGATGCCACAGGCTCGCCGCTTGATCCGCAGCATCTCCCCGCGCTCGATACAAATGCCGACACACTGCGCCGGCTCACGAGTGTTCCCGTGTGGGTGATCCCCGATGCCGCGCGGACAAGTCAGCCGGAGATGGATATAATTTTCGACCGTTTGGCAGATGATATTATTGCCCGCGTACCGCGCGCCGTGGCGTAG
- the bioA gene encoding adenosylmethionine--8-amino-7-oxononanoate transaminase, whose amino-acid sequence MPTSESPQPWKQWDHEHSWHPFTQMREWMAEDPLFIERGDGNYLIASDGRRYFDATSSLWCNLHGHGRPEIVAAIAGQAAQLAHSTMLGLSNLPATELAKRLIDIAPKGLTRVFYSDSGATAVEVALKMAFAYWQLRGEPGRDVFVSLNEGYHGDTIGSLSVGYMELFDRPYRQLLFPCVKLNPPHYFRYYRRQSMEEAVSSALAEAEITLTRDRRRIAALIVEPLMQAAAVMWNHPVDYLAGLARLCRQNNILLIADEVAVGFGRTGKMFACDHAGITPDLMCLAKGISGGTLPLAATLTTEEVFHAFLGDFAERKTFFHGHTYTGNPIGCAAALASLDIFEKDNVLQELPFKIHALEEALHPLRNLPHVADIRQWGVMVGIEIAEDAKARRSFPSGLRLGKRVIMAARRRGVILRPLGDVVILNPPLSTTIAEMQHIAAVSAEAISEACAEVIKG is encoded by the coding sequence ATGCCAACCTCCGAATCGCCGCAGCCCTGGAAGCAATGGGACCATGAGCATTCCTGGCATCCATTCACGCAGATGCGCGAGTGGATGGCCGAGGACCCGCTCTTCATTGAACGAGGTGATGGCAACTATCTTATTGCCAGCGACGGACGTCGATATTTCGATGCTACATCCTCGCTGTGGTGCAACCTGCATGGGCACGGCAGGCCGGAAATCGTTGCTGCCATCGCCGGACAAGCCGCGCAATTAGCGCACTCCACGATGTTGGGCCTGTCCAATCTTCCTGCTACGGAACTGGCCAAGCGCCTGATCGATATCGCGCCCAAGGGACTCACTCGGGTTTTCTATTCCGACTCCGGAGCCACCGCTGTCGAAGTGGCGCTGAAGATGGCTTTCGCCTACTGGCAACTGCGCGGAGAACCGGGGCGCGATGTGTTCGTCAGTTTGAATGAGGGCTACCACGGCGATACCATCGGCTCGCTCAGCGTCGGGTACATGGAGCTGTTCGACCGCCCCTATCGCCAATTGCTATTCCCCTGCGTGAAACTCAATCCGCCGCACTACTTTCGGTACTATCGTCGCCAGTCCATGGAGGAAGCAGTCAGCAGCGCGTTGGCCGAGGCGGAGATTACGCTCACACGCGACCGCCGGCGCATCGCCGCGCTCATCGTTGAGCCACTCATGCAGGCTGCGGCGGTGATGTGGAATCATCCTGTGGATTACCTGGCTGGACTCGCGCGCCTTTGCCGGCAGAATAATATTCTGCTGATTGCCGACGAGGTTGCTGTTGGTTTTGGCCGCACTGGAAAAATGTTTGCCTGCGATCACGCGGGCATTACTCCCGACCTGATGTGCCTGGCCAAGGGCATCTCCGGAGGCACTTTGCCGCTCGCGGCCACTCTGACTACCGAGGAAGTCTTCCACGCGTTCCTTGGCGATTTCGCGGAGCGCAAGACTTTCTTCCACGGCCATACTTATACGGGAAACCCGATTGGGTGCGCGGCGGCGCTGGCCTCGCTGGATATTTTCGAGAAGGACAATGTCCTGCAGGAGCTGCCATTCAAAATACATGCCCTGGAGGAGGCCCTGCATCCATTGCGAAACCTGCCGCACGTGGCCGACATCCGGCAATGGGGAGTGATGGTGGGTATTGAAATAGCCGAGGATGCGAAAGCACGTCGGTCATTTCCGTCAGGACTGCGCTTGGGTAAACGCGTGATAATGGCCGCGCGTCGTCGAGGAGTGATCCTGCGTCCGTTGGGAGATGTGGTTATCCTGAATCCTCCCTTGTCCACTACCATTGCGGAAATGCAGCATATCGCCGCAGTTTCCGCGGAGGCCATTAGCGAGGCTTGTGCCGAGGTTATAAAGGGTTAG
- the bioF gene encoding 8-amino-7-oxononanoate synthase, whose amino-acid sequence MASTLFREELIALRKQGMFRSLRVLRGEPGPFIKVGARQALLLCSNNYLGLAHDERVKNAACQAVHRYGTGSTGSRLISGNIEPHIELEQELASFKGTEAALVFASGYHANIGTIPALVGPGDVIFSDALNHASLIDGARLSRAEIRIYRHADAADLTDQLQRQTSARRKLIITESIFSMDGDQAPLTEIAKIARAHGAMTMVDEAHGTGVFGPSGAGLVEELGLSRDVDVQMGTFSKALGSHGGYVAGSQGLIEILVNRARSFIFTTGLPPAVLAASAEAIRIIRSEPQHRVQLWRNVGLLREGLIDLGFTTGPTKSQIIPVIIGDERRTMSACRFLLQQGVFVQGIRPPTVPSGTARLRLAPMATHTEAQLQKALRAFEKMAQLMNAPKRRRSGP is encoded by the coding sequence ATGGCTTCCACATTGTTCCGCGAAGAATTGATCGCTCTGCGCAAGCAGGGCATGTTCCGATCCCTGCGCGTGTTGCGCGGCGAGCCCGGCCCGTTCATTAAAGTGGGCGCGCGGCAGGCCCTGCTACTTTGCTCGAACAACTACCTCGGACTCGCTCATGACGAGCGAGTCAAGAACGCCGCCTGTCAGGCGGTTCATCGCTATGGAACCGGGTCCACCGGGTCTCGACTAATCAGTGGAAACATCGAACCACACATCGAGTTGGAACAGGAATTGGCGAGCTTCAAGGGCACTGAGGCGGCGCTGGTTTTTGCTTCAGGCTATCACGCCAATATCGGGACCATCCCTGCCTTGGTCGGACCGGGCGATGTCATCTTCAGCGACGCGCTGAACCATGCCAGCCTCATCGATGGCGCGCGATTGTCGCGCGCGGAGATCCGCATTTATCGCCACGCCGATGCCGCCGATCTTACGGATCAATTGCAGCGGCAAACCTCTGCGCGGCGGAAGTTAATCATCACCGAATCGATATTTTCCATGGACGGAGATCAGGCCCCGCTCACTGAAATCGCAAAAATTGCGCGCGCGCATGGAGCCATGACGATGGTGGACGAGGCTCATGGCACCGGAGTGTTCGGCCCCAGCGGTGCGGGTCTGGTGGAGGAGTTGGGATTATCGCGCGACGTGGATGTCCAGATGGGCACTTTCAGCAAAGCGCTCGGCAGTCATGGCGGGTATGTCGCTGGAAGCCAGGGACTGATCGAAATTCTCGTGAATCGCGCGCGCAGTTTTATTTTCACTACGGGCTTGCCACCGGCCGTCCTGGCGGCATCTGCGGAGGCGATCCGAATCATTCGGAGTGAACCACAGCACAGAGTCCAACTTTGGCGCAATGTTGGCTTGCTCCGAGAAGGCTTAATTGATTTGGGATTCACCACGGGCCCTACGAAGAGCCAGATCATTCCTGTCATAATTGGCGACGAGCGTCGTACCATGTCAGCTTGCCGATTTCTTTTGCAGCAAGGAGTATTCGTGCAGGGAATCCGTCCGCCGACAGTTCCCTCGGGGACGGCGCGGCTGCGTCTGGCACCGATGGCCACGCATACGGAAGCTCAACTCCAGAAAGCGCTCCGCGCCTTTGAAAAAATGGCGCAGCTGATGAATGCCCCAAAAAGAAGAAGGAGTGGACCGTAG
- the bioB gene encoding biotin synthase BioB, which translates to MQWQELAVQALGGKLISREDARAVLSVPEEELLDLVSACYRVRRHYHGKRVKLNMLINAKSGLCPEDCGYCSQSVLAQSGVDRYPLQSKETLLEGARQAMEVKAHTYCIVISGRRPSSRELEHVASAVREIRATYPLRICCCMGLLNEDEARILQEAGAERINHNLNTSEEHYGEICTTHTYKDRVDTLGAVKKAGMSPCSGGILGMGETDDQIIDLALSLRALDVDSIPLNFLIPIAGTPLGGVETLTPQKCLAILCLFRLVNPSKEIRIAGGREYHLRSLQPLGLYVADSIFIGDYLTTRGEVPAADLQMLEDAGFVAATAPREPTRKFQPDYAPGLAPALSGSAAEAVIAETTVGGNP; encoded by the coding sequence ATGCAGTGGCAAGAGTTGGCCGTGCAGGCACTCGGCGGCAAGCTGATCTCGCGGGAGGACGCCCGCGCCGTGCTCAGCGTGCCAGAGGAAGAATTACTCGATCTGGTTTCAGCCTGCTACCGCGTGCGGCGCCACTATCATGGCAAGCGCGTCAAGCTCAACATGCTGATCAATGCCAAGAGCGGCCTGTGCCCCGAAGACTGTGGCTATTGCTCCCAATCCGTACTGGCGCAATCCGGCGTGGATCGCTACCCGCTGCAATCGAAGGAGACGCTGCTCGAAGGCGCGCGTCAAGCCATGGAAGTAAAAGCTCATACCTATTGCATCGTCATCAGCGGTCGCCGTCCGTCCTCTCGCGAACTGGAGCACGTGGCCTCGGCCGTGCGCGAAATCCGGGCGACTTATCCGCTGCGCATCTGCTGTTGCATGGGGCTGCTCAATGAGGATGAAGCCCGCATCCTGCAAGAGGCTGGTGCTGAGCGCATCAACCACAATCTGAACACATCCGAGGAGCACTACGGCGAGATCTGCACCACGCACACCTATAAAGACCGGGTCGATACGTTGGGAGCAGTGAAGAAAGCGGGAATGTCTCCCTGTTCCGGCGGCATCCTCGGCATGGGTGAAACGGACGATCAGATCATTGACCTCGCGCTTTCGCTGCGTGCGCTGGATGTCGATTCCATCCCGCTGAACTTCCTCATCCCAATCGCCGGAACTCCGCTAGGGGGGGTGGAAACACTCACGCCGCAGAAGTGCCTGGCCATACTCTGCCTGTTCCGGTTGGTGAACCCATCAAAAGAGATTCGCATCGCAGGCGGGCGCGAGTACCATCTGCGCTCTCTGCAACCGCTGGGCCTGTATGTGGCCGACTCGATTTTCATCGGCGACTATCTCACGACTCGCGGCGAAGTTCCTGCAGCCGATCTGCAGATGCTGGAAGATGCAGGCTTTGTCGCCGCGACGGCGCCACGCGAACCGACCAGGAAATTTCAGCCGGATTACGCACCTGGACTCGCCCCGGCTTTGAGCGGCAGCGCGGCAGAAGCGGTTATAGCCGAAACCACCGTAGGCGGGAACCCGTAG
- a CDS encoding penicillin-binding protein, whose protein sequence is MDEMGGYPITIEGTLSILLKFVRCFALEPKEGKSRMRMAKRTRASIVLTTVLIVCLTQWQARASETILARTGTAAPVTVKSKVIKPKITAQKKQSKKVVAKTGAASATKPKAVTRKKTTTIARRTLRRVRPTPVGKIPTYGVPSQDDDPSRDDPIVRAAAVEALGKLMGAVVVVNPENGQILSIVNQKLALESGYQPCSAFKPAVALAALGDGIINSETNRLKLGRKWYLTLEQALAKSNNLYFEELGRSLGIERLQYYGRLFGFGEAASFGINPESQGAFPEKAPAKSAGGVGKVASFGQGISMTTLQLASFTSAMANGGRLYYLQYPTAGEEFVPMLKRELPISETIDSVRNGMESAVLAGTARRANIPDIHILGKTGTCSQDGARLGWFAGYSDSPAKLAVVVLLRTGVKLGGGPKASEVAGRMFRKLGEGDYFASLVQKTKTARILPAAITFPSIK, encoded by the coding sequence ATGGACGAGATGGGCGGGTATCCGATAACAATAGAGGGTACCCTCTCGATTCTCCTGAAGTTCGTTAGGTGTTTCGCACTGGAACCAAAGGAAGGCAAAAGCAGGATGAGGATGGCGAAGAGAACCCGAGCCTCAATAGTTTTGACGACCGTACTCATTGTGTGTTTGACGCAATGGCAGGCCCGTGCCAGCGAAACGATCCTTGCCAGAACGGGAACCGCCGCGCCTGTAACTGTCAAGTCGAAAGTTATTAAACCAAAAATTACGGCACAAAAAAAGCAATCAAAGAAAGTAGTGGCCAAGACGGGCGCTGCTTCGGCGACCAAGCCTAAAGCTGTTACTCGTAAGAAAACTACAACCATAGCCCGCCGCACGCTGCGGCGAGTGCGCCCCACGCCAGTCGGCAAAATACCGACCTATGGTGTCCCCAGTCAGGATGATGATCCCAGCCGGGATGATCCAATCGTGCGCGCCGCTGCGGTTGAGGCGCTGGGCAAGCTGATGGGCGCCGTGGTCGTGGTGAATCCTGAAAACGGGCAGATTCTCTCCATCGTCAATCAGAAACTCGCGCTCGAATCAGGTTACCAGCCGTGCTCAGCATTCAAGCCCGCCGTCGCGCTGGCTGCGCTGGGAGATGGCATCATCAACAGTGAAACCAACCGACTGAAGCTGGGGCGCAAGTGGTATCTGACGCTGGAGCAGGCGCTGGCGAAATCCAACAACCTGTATTTTGAAGAATTGGGCCGTTCCCTCGGCATCGAGCGGTTGCAGTACTATGGCAGACTGTTCGGATTTGGGGAAGCAGCCTCCTTCGGGATTAATCCCGAATCGCAGGGCGCATTTCCCGAGAAGGCACCCGCGAAGAGTGCTGGCGGTGTTGGCAAAGTTGCCAGCTTTGGTCAGGGAATTTCCATGACGACCTTGCAACTGGCATCGTTCACCAGCGCCATGGCCAACGGTGGCAGACTTTACTATCTGCAGTATCCAACTGCCGGAGAAGAATTTGTTCCCATGCTGAAGCGCGAACTGCCGATCAGCGAAACGATTGATTCTGTCCGCAATGGCATGGAAAGCGCCGTTTTGGCCGGGACCGCTCGTCGCGCGAATATTCCGGATATTCACATTCTCGGCAAGACTGGCACCTGTTCGCAGGATGGTGCGCGGCTGGGATGGTTTGCCGGCTATAGCGATTCGCCGGCGAAGCTGGCCGTGGTGGTCCTGTTGCGTACAGGAGTAAAGCTGGGCGGCGGCCCGAAGGCCTCTGAAGTTGCAGGCCGGATGTTCCGCAAACTCGGCGAAGGAGACTACTTCGCCAGCCTTGTCCAGAAAACCAAGACAGCTCGGATTTTGCCTGCTGCCATTACTTTTCCTTCCATTAAATAA
- the recA gene encoding recombinase RecA: MAEKPADKQSERTRAVDLALAQIDKQFGKGSVIRLGAKDVVPVMVISSGSIALDAALGVGGVPRGRVVEIFGPEASGKTTLALQIIAEAQKLGGLAAFVDAEHALDPGYAKKLGVDVDNLYVSQPDYGEQALEIAEAMVRSGGMDVVVVDSVAALVPKAELDGEMGDSHMGLQARLMSQALRKLTGIVFKSNTCLIFINQIREKIGVMFGNPETTTGGRALKFYSSVRIDVRRIAAIKEGEKVVGNRTRAKVVKNKVAAPFREAEFDILYGEGISKEGELLDMAADKNILEKSGAWYSYKGERIGQGRENARTYMKENLAVRDKLEIELRAALGLPSNNSAAAAPAAVAEAAPAKGRG, translated from the coding sequence ATGGCCGAGAAACCGGCGGATAAACAGTCGGAACGAACACGCGCCGTTGATTTGGCGCTGGCGCAGATTGATAAACAGTTTGGCAAAGGATCGGTCATCCGGCTGGGCGCGAAAGACGTGGTGCCGGTTATGGTGATTTCCAGCGGCTCCATCGCCCTTGATGCGGCGCTGGGCGTTGGTGGAGTTCCGCGCGGTCGTGTGGTGGAGATATTTGGCCCGGAAGCGAGCGGCAAGACGACTCTCGCGTTGCAAATTATTGCAGAGGCCCAGAAACTGGGCGGACTGGCCGCCTTCGTGGATGCCGAGCATGCGCTGGACCCCGGGTACGCCAAGAAGTTAGGCGTGGATGTGGACAATCTTTATGTCTCGCAGCCGGATTACGGCGAGCAAGCGCTGGAGATTGCCGAGGCCATGGTGCGCTCGGGTGGCATGGATGTGGTCGTGGTGGATTCGGTGGCGGCACTGGTCCCTAAGGCTGAGTTGGACGGCGAAATGGGCGATTCGCACATGGGCTTGCAGGCGCGGCTGATGTCCCAGGCGCTGCGCAAACTAACGGGCATCGTTTTCAAGTCGAATACCTGTCTGATCTTTATCAATCAAATTCGCGAGAAGATTGGAGTCATGTTCGGCAATCCGGAGACAACTACCGGAGGCCGCGCGCTGAAATTCTATTCCTCCGTTCGCATTGATGTCCGCCGCATAGCAGCGATTAAAGAGGGCGAGAAGGTCGTCGGCAACCGCACCCGCGCCAAGGTGGTCAAGAATAAAGTGGCTGCGCCATTCCGAGAAGCTGAGTTCGATATCCTCTACGGCGAGGGCATCTCCAAAGAGGGCGAGCTGCTGGACATGGCCGCGGACAAAAATATCCTTGAAAAGAGCGGGGCGTGGTACTCCTATAAGGGCGAGCGGATCGGGCAAGGAAGGGAAAACGCCCGCACCTATATGAAAGAGAATCTTGCGGTCCGCGATAAGCTCGAAATCGAGCTGCGCGCCGCCCTTGGATTACCGTCCAATAATTCCGCAGCAGCAGCGCCGGCTGCGGTGGCGGAGGCCGCTCCGGCCAAAGGCCGCGGATAA
- a CDS encoding aminodeoxychorismate/anthranilate synthase component II: protein MIFVLDNYDSFTYNLVQMLGELGATLEVRRNDQVTVEQIAAMRPQALVLSPGPGRPEDAGILVECIRHFAGKLPMLGVCLGHQAMGMVFGGRVIAAPSLVHGKATKIHHDGKALFHGLPNPFDAGRYHSLVVEPSTMPNVLEVSASTPDGIVMGMRHRSLPIEGVQFHPESILTPTGNTLLKNFLAWAGQPAAIL, encoded by the coding sequence ATGATCTTCGTTCTCGATAACTACGATTCCTTCACGTATAACCTGGTTCAGATGCTGGGCGAACTGGGCGCCACGCTGGAAGTTCGCCGCAACGATCAGGTGACCGTGGAGCAGATTGCGGCTATGCGCCCGCAGGCCTTGGTCCTTTCGCCGGGGCCGGGACGGCCCGAGGATGCTGGCATTCTGGTGGAGTGCATCCGCCATTTCGCGGGCAAACTGCCGATGCTCGGTGTCTGTCTCGGACATCAGGCGATGGGCATGGTCTTCGGCGGACGCGTGATCGCGGCACCTTCGCTGGTTCATGGCAAGGCCACGAAGATTCATCATGACGGCAAGGCGCTCTTTCACGGCCTTCCCAACCCATTCGATGCGGGCCGATATCATTCCCTTGTGGTGGAGCCATCCACGATGCCCAACGTTCTGGAGGTATCCGCATCCACTCCGGACGGCATCGTCATGGGCATGCGCCATCGCTCGCTGCCTATCGAGGGCGTGCAGTTCCATCCTGAGTCCATCCTCACTCCCACCGGCAACACACTTCTCAAGAACTTCCTCGCCTGGGCAGGACAGCCCGCTGCGATTCTTTGA
- the trpE gene encoding anthranilate synthase component I gives MPIASDLKTFHQLARQANWVPVWTTVSGDLLTPVSAYWKLTHSEAKAPTSSRNRFSTLRDGNYSFLFESVEGGENIARYTFLGAGQTASASRHAAPLLILKFWLKENDSANSKKNGSTSGSGRIEIWEGGQRREVSGDFLSFARRMFSRFRPARIEGLPPLVAGAVGYMGYDLISLQEPIKLPARERVTGSETPMPDAVLMLFSTLLIFDHVKHQIWIVRNAFLPDGSTKKQIDAAYKDAQEDIARVVKALESPAVPSVSTSATATTSKRLNLKVRSNTSRQKFLNAVVRAKEYIRAGDIFQVVLSQRLEVAIHSHSFEIYRALRRVNPAPYLFYMQLGKDCVLGSSPEMLVKVTGEDIEYRPIAGTRHRGATPEQDDALERELLADEKELAEHTMLVDLGRNDVGRVARYGTVKPARLKFIERYSHVMHLVSSIEGKLRPELDAWDALLACFPAGTVTGAPKVRAMQIISELEPTRRGIYAGTVLYYDLTGNLDSCIAIRSIVVRNGKASVQVGAGIVADSVPENEYEETMNKGQAMLAAIDIAEQQAAGAAAQRRRNRK, from the coding sequence ATGCCCATTGCCTCAGACCTGAAAACTTTTCACCAGCTTGCCCGGCAGGCTAACTGGGTGCCCGTGTGGACCACGGTGTCAGGCGATCTGCTGACACCCGTCTCCGCGTATTGGAAGCTGACCCATTCGGAAGCGAAGGCGCCGACCTCCAGCAGGAACCGTTTCAGTACACTCAGGGACGGCAATTACTCGTTCTTATTCGAGAGCGTCGAGGGTGGCGAGAACATAGCCCGCTATACATTTCTTGGGGCGGGCCAAACCGCGAGCGCGTCCCGCCATGCGGCACCCTTGCTTATCTTAAAGTTTTGGTTGAAGGAAAACGACTCAGCCAATTCAAAAAAGAATGGCTCGACCAGCGGCAGTGGCCGCATCGAGATTTGGGAAGGCGGCCAGCGGAGGGAAGTGTCAGGCGATTTCCTTTCCTTTGCCCGCCGCATGTTTTCCCGCTTCCGCCCGGCTCGCATTGAGGGATTACCTCCATTGGTTGCGGGAGCGGTCGGGTACATGGGTTACGACTTGATTAGTCTTCAGGAGCCCATAAAACTTCCAGCGCGTGAGCGCGTGACTGGCAGTGAAACACCCATGCCGGATGCCGTGCTGATGCTGTTTTCAACCTTGCTGATCTTCGATCATGTGAAGCACCAGATTTGGATCGTGCGCAACGCTTTTCTTCCTGATGGCTCAACGAAGAAGCAGATTGATGCGGCCTATAAGGACGCGCAAGAGGATATCGCCAGAGTCGTGAAGGCGCTGGAATCGCCAGCGGTTCCTTCGGTGAGCACGTCAGCTACAGCGACAACTTCGAAGCGGCTCAACCTGAAGGTGCGCTCCAATACTTCACGACAAAAGTTCCTGAATGCTGTCGTCCGGGCCAAGGAGTACATCCGGGCCGGGGACATATTTCAGGTGGTTTTGTCGCAGCGATTGGAAGTTGCAATCCATTCGCATTCCTTCGAGATCTATCGAGCGCTGCGACGCGTGAATCCCGCGCCTTATCTTTTCTATATGCAGTTAGGAAAGGACTGTGTGCTGGGATCCTCGCCGGAGATGCTGGTGAAAGTGACTGGTGAAGATATTGAGTACCGGCCCATTGCCGGCACTCGCCACCGCGGCGCCACGCCCGAACAGGATGACGCACTGGAACGGGAACTTCTTGCCGATGAAAAGGAACTGGCCGAACACACCATGCTGGTGGACCTGGGCCGCAATGACGTTGGCCGTGTCGCCCGTTACGGCACGGTGAAACCTGCGCGTCTGAAGTTCATTGAACGCTATTCCCATGTGATGCATCTGGTGTCGAGCATTGAAGGAAAACTTCGTCCGGAACTGGATGCCTGGGACGCGCTGCTGGCCTGCTTTCCCGCCGGCACGGTAACCGGCGCGCCGAAGGTTCGCGCCATGCAGATTATTTCAGAGCTGGAACCCACGCGGCGCGGTATCTACGCCGGAACGGTCTTGTACTATGACCTGACGGGGAATCTCGACTCCTGCATCGCCATCCGCTCGATTGTGGTGCGCAACGGAAAAGCCAGCGTGCAGGTTGGCGCGGGCATCGTGGCCGACTCAGTGCCAGAGAATGAATACGAAGAAACTATGAATAAGGGCCAGGCCATGTTGGCGGCAATTGACATTGCCGAACAGCAAGCAGCCGGGGCGGCTGCCCAGCGGAGACGCAATCGAAAATGA